The genomic interval AAAGGCAGCTGCACGAGTTCAGGCAGTGTCAACCAGCGCGCATCGCTATGTTCCCTTAATTCCATACGGCCGCCTCGCAGCGTGCAGAGCATAGGATAGAGCAGGATGCGGCGTTCTCCCAAAAGAACGGCCTTGGCCCGCAATGCACCACGAATGGATACATCAATACCCAGCTCCTCCTGCAATTCGCGATGCAGGCATTCGAAAACATTTTCTCCAGGTTCCACTTTACCGCCTGGAAATTCCCAAAGTCCCGGATCACGCATCTCCGGGGAGCGTTGCACAGCCAGATAAAGCGGTCCATCACGCAGGACAGCGCAGGCGACGGGCACATTGCGCATAATCAATCAAGCCTCCTTGTGCGAAAACGCGGATGATCGTGGATCTTTTCCGACAAATATGCAAGAAATCTCGTGAAGACGAAGGATAGGAAGGGGAATTTCATGTTGCAAGGTCCGACGCTGTTTCAGGCCGAGAATCTCGGTGCTTTTCCAAACTTATCAAAATTGGCGCGCCAGCACTGGCGGCCTGTCAGCGCACAGAATCGGCCACCGCGCGCGGCACCCGAGATCAGCGTTGAAGATAAGCTGCGTTTTCTGCGCGAACAGAAAATCGGGCGGCTGACACTTCTGCCCAGTCCCAGGCTCTGGCAGGGCGTCGTTGGCGAACAAAGTGGCCCCTCTCTCCGGGCCATGCTGCACCTGGATTATACCGCTTCGGCTCAGGGCCTGGCCTTTATCGAACGCTATATGAATGAGTGTCTGACCACCTACGCCAACACTCATACAGAAACCTCCACTACCGGACGCTATTCCACCTGCCGTCTGCATGAGGCGATCGAAATCATTCGCCGCCATGTCGGTGCGGGCGAGGATAGTTTCGTGGTGCCCGCCGGCTATGGCGCTACGGGGGCCATTGAAAAAATTCAGAAGATCCTCGGCCTCTATCTTTCGCCGAAGGGGCAGAAACTGATTCGCGAGCAGCTCGGCGTGGATCTGAAGCAATCCCTCGCGGAAAAGATCGTGGTTTTCGTCGGGCCCTATGAACACCATTCGAATGATGTGTCGTGGCAGGATGATGCGCTCTGCACCTTTGTGCGGATCAAGGCTCTGCGCGACGGTCCCTGCAGCAACGATGTGGACCTTGAAGATCTGGATCGTCAGCTCGCGAAATATCCGAATCACCTGAAGATCGGATCGTTTTCCGCGGCGTCGAACGTCACGGGCATCAAAAGTCATCTGAAAGACATATCCGATGTCCTGCATCGGCACCAGGCTCTCTTCTGCGTGGATTATGCAGCATGCGCGCCTTACGCTGACATCAACATGGAACGCGACGGCATCGACGCCATCTTCCTTTCCGTCCATAAAAACCTGGGCGGCGCGAACATCGGCTTTCTGGTCGGTCGCCGTCACCTTTATGATATGACGAGCAACCCCAGTTTTGGCGGCGGCGGGACAGTCGCAGCCGTCACACCCTGGGAATATCACTTCCATCCGAGCATCGAGGAACGGGAATCCGCGGGCACGCCTGCGATTCGCCAGACCTGGCAGGCCGCGCTTTCCTTCCAAATCAAGGACTGGGTCGGCAAGGAGGCCATTCATCGCCTGGAAAATCAGCTCTCGGAAAAAATGCTGCAATTTTTCGCGCAGCATCCGAAGCTCGAAATCCTTGGCAACTGCGATCCCCAGAAACGCTATCCGATATTTTCGTTCCTGGTGCGCCACGGCCAAAGGAAATTGCATCACACCTTCGTCGCCGTGCTGCTGAATGATTTCTTCGGCGTCCAGGCCCGTTCGGGCTGCGCCTGCGCCGGCCCCTTCGGGCATGAACTCCTGGGCATCGAACGCGATCTCTCCGGCAAATACGTGGAACTGATTCTCAACATCCTGAACGGTTTCAAACCGGGCTGGACGCGCATCGGCACGCATTACACCATGAACAAGGCGGAGCTTGATTACACAAGGAAGGCCCTGAGCGCGATCGGCTGGTTCGGGGCGCTCTTCCTCGATCAGTATCGCTTCGATCCCTATACCGGCGATTGGCAGCATAAATTCCCGAGTGCCGCGCAGCCGCGCCTGCACCTGGATGATGCTCTGACCCTGCAAGACAGCGAGCATCTCCTTCCGCAATTGGCCGATGAAGAATCGCTTGAAGCCTGCTGGGCTGATCAGCTTGAAGAATTTTACCTGCTCGCGTCCGCACAGCTCGGCCGTTTGATTCTTGAGGAAAGCGCCGGTCGCGCCGCTCAGGTCTCGCTCGATCAGCTGGCGACCGCCTGCTATCCTTTGATCAAAAAACAGGTCGAGGAATTCACCACCAGTGAAGACAGTTTCCTGCAGGAACTGGTTCAAACCCTCTGCCCGCTGCTGGTACCCGCAGGTAAAACGGCCGAAGACTGCCGCCGGGATATCGAGCAGCTGCTGCGTGGTCTGCTCTTTGCACCGGAAAAGCAGATGCATCGCTTCGAAGGCTTCGATGGCATTGATACGAATCTGCCCTTCTTTTTCGTGGCGAAAGACCATCTGACCCGCCCCATCATCTGGGAAAAGGTCCGCCTGAGCAGCTGCAGCCGGCCTTTGCAATCCTTACCGATCTGAAAGCATAGAAATACTTGAGTCCGCCTCCGAATCAGCCGAATTCATTGGCTGAACCGGAGGCTTCTTTTCATGCAGCCAGGACGATCCACCGACATTTCGCTGAAGGCCCTGTTTGTCGCAGGCAGCCTCAGTCTCCTTGCGCTCTGGTGGGCCTGGCCGCGGGTGCAGCCGAATCAGAAGCTGCGTGCGGAAATCTCTCAGCTCGTTCAATTCGATCCGCGCTCGCTGCCGGATTTTAAATTGAGTGGCATGAAAAAGCCGCTGACGAGCATGAATCTGAAAGGCACCTGGACTCTGCTCTACTTCGGTTACAGCCGCTGCCCTGACGACTGCCCCACCACTCTCGGGGCGCTGGCCAGTGTCTATCGACAGATGGAGGCCCTTGATCAAACGCATAGTCTGCGTCTCGTCATGGTCTCTGTCGCCGCCGATGATGATGCGCAGCGCATTCAGGATTTTGCAGCCTCGTTTCATCCACGATTTGAAGGCTATGCGGGGTCCTGGGAGGAAAGGGAAAAACTTTTTCTCTTCTTTGATGCCAGCGTGGATATGGCCCCGGAACAGGGACCCGATCAGTATTTTCATGCGCCTAATCTTTTTCTTGTCGATCCCGAAGCCCACCATGTCGCCACCTGGAATCGCTTGCCAGAACACGAAACTCTGCATCAGGAGCTTTGCAGTTTCATCAACTGCCCCTGATGACAAATTCCCGATCCCTGAATTTCATCTGGAAATTCCCTTCGTCCTATGTTTGAACACAGGTAAACATTTCACCGGAAGGTTTATCATGCTCGTGAACAAACTAAGTCGCACTCTGTCCCTGGCGGCCGGACTGACGTTAAGCGTATCGGCTTATGCAGCGGCGGAGGGAACCTCATCACCTGCCTTCGTGGAATTCGCGCGAAGCTTGAATGCAACTGTGGATATCGCAGCAGATGTGAAGTCAGTGCTGGAGCCTGATAAACTCGCAAAGGCCTGCGAACGGCATTTCTCGCGACTGGATTCGAACGACAAGCTGCCGCCCGCTTCGCAACAAAACCCGAGCCATGTGAGTGATATGCTGCGCTGCGGAAAATGGATGTTTTTTGCGGCGAATTTTGAATCGAAGATGGCCATTCCCGAGAATATGCTGAAGGCCATTCCCGAACTCTTCCCGGAAGAAGCCGGGCGCGCCTTCACGAAAACCGGTTTGATTGAAAATCCCTACGATCCAGGTTTTCCCGTGGGTTTTGTGCGCCTTGAAAAATCCCCTTGGGGTTTGCTCTCGCCCGCCACGGGTCCGGCACGCGGCATCACCTGCGCAAGCTGTCACTTCGGAAGGCTCCCGGATGGACGGTACGCGGCGGGGATGCCCAATCAGGATCTCGACTTCGGCAAGGTGAATGCCCTGGTCGTTTACAGCGCCTGGCGCGCGGACAAGGATCAACGCGACCCCAAAGCCTGGCCCGAGGATTTGCGGAAGCTTTACGCGACGCTCGATCAAAAGCTGAAGAGATCCCTCTCGCCCTCCCGCACACTCTTTGATGTGGCGAAGGTCGTCAGCTGGCTGCACGCCACGGACCTCTTCTACAACCTCACTGGTGCCTCACGTCCGGTCTTCGAAGAAGCTGCCACCTGGCTGAGCGGAACACCGAATCAATATTATGCCAGCTCCCCGCTCCTGCCGATTCCGGGAAAAAGCTACTGGATGTCAGCCCCTGGCGCATGGGATATGAAGAATTATCCGGGTGATTATGAGGCGGGTCAGGCGCGACCATTGAGCAGCTTTTCCCCTGTGAAAAGCGCGGAAGATTTCGTGGCTCTGGCCTTTATATTTCAAACGGGCTTGGATCGCTTCGCCAAAGCCCGCTATGTGGATCCGCTCGTTCTTTACTTCCGCAGTTTGAAAACGCCCAGGAATCTGAATGCACCGGCTCCTGCTCTGGTCGATGCGGGACGGCAGATTTTCACGGAACGCTGCCAGTCCTGTCATAACGGGCCCGACGGGGAAACGCTGCAGGCCCATGACGCCAGCCTCCTGCGCACTCCTGAGGTTCTCGTTGATCCTCTTCTCAATTACCTCCCGCCTAAAAAACTGGCGAAGGGCATCTATGATCAAACCGTCGCCATGCTGGGCTATGAGCCGCTCGTGAACCAGGGC from Oligoflexus sp. carries:
- a CDS encoding aminotransferase class V-fold PLP-dependent enzyme yields the protein MLQGPTLFQAENLGAFPNLSKLARQHWRPVSAQNRPPRAAPEISVEDKLRFLREQKIGRLTLLPSPRLWQGVVGEQSGPSLRAMLHLDYTASAQGLAFIERYMNECLTTYANTHTETSTTGRYSTCRLHEAIEIIRRHVGAGEDSFVVPAGYGATGAIEKIQKILGLYLSPKGQKLIREQLGVDLKQSLAEKIVVFVGPYEHHSNDVSWQDDALCTFVRIKALRDGPCSNDVDLEDLDRQLAKYPNHLKIGSFSAASNVTGIKSHLKDISDVLHRHQALFCVDYAACAPYADINMERDGIDAIFLSVHKNLGGANIGFLVGRRHLYDMTSNPSFGGGGTVAAVTPWEYHFHPSIEERESAGTPAIRQTWQAALSFQIKDWVGKEAIHRLENQLSEKMLQFFAQHPKLEILGNCDPQKRYPIFSFLVRHGQRKLHHTFVAVLLNDFFGVQARSGCACAGPFGHELLGIERDLSGKYVELILNILNGFKPGWTRIGTHYTMNKAELDYTRKALSAIGWFGALFLDQYRFDPYTGDWQHKFPSAAQPRLHLDDALTLQDSEHLLPQLADEESLEACWADQLEEFYLLASAQLGRLILEESAGRAAQVSLDQLATACYPLIKKQVEEFTTSEDSFLQELVQTLCPLLVPAGKTAEDCRRDIEQLLRGLLFAPEKQMHRFEGFDGIDTNLPFFFVAKDHLTRPIIWEKVRLSSCSRPLQSLPI
- a CDS encoding SCO family protein translates to MQPGRSTDISLKALFVAGSLSLLALWWAWPRVQPNQKLRAEISQLVQFDPRSLPDFKLSGMKKPLTSMNLKGTWTLLYFGYSRCPDDCPTTLGALASVYRQMEALDQTHSLRLVMVSVAADDDAQRIQDFAASFHPRFEGYAGSWEEREKLFLFFDASVDMAPEQGPDQYFHAPNLFLVDPEAHHVATWNRLPEHETLHQELCSFINCP
- a CDS encoding (deoxy)nucleoside triphosphate pyrophosphohydrolase codes for the protein MRNVPVACAVLRDGPLYLAVQRSPEMRDPGLWEFPGGKVEPGENVFECLHRELQEELGIDVSIRGALRAKAVLLGERRILLYPMLCTLRGGRMELREHSDARWLTLPELVQLPFCEADLDILEVLHHPLLEESRWWL